Below is a window of Lodderomyces elongisporus chromosome 3, complete sequence DNA.
CGATTCAAAAGTGGGTTAACACACATACAATTTAAGTTCATAgtagaattgaaaaaatataaaataaagaatataaaataaaataaaaaaataaaaaaataataaaaaaaaaaaatcagtcgataattttgattttgtcaCGTGATTTGACAACCAGCACTTTctttattgatgatgatgatgataatgatattgttcttgttgttgttgttgttgttgttgttgttgttgttgttaatatAGGCGTAATAAACCCTTATTCTTATGTCAGCTTTTTAACCAAATTTCTGGACCTTGATAATAAAGTGTGTTTGACACCAAATTCAAAGTGTCATATATCATCAACTCTCAAATGACGGCAATCTCAACAACCTTAAACTACAGTTCTTTATTAAACGTTGTCAGTCGCATACTTTTTGCTAGATATTATTCCTAAACATTATTCCTGAAGATTATTCCTagattcttttttacaattttcttttttcaaattcacaTTACATCACATATCATTATAAACATTATCTCAATAACATCTCTACGCTATATTCTTTGCTtaactcttttcttcttttttttttgtttactttTGTTTAACATAAAAGGATCTCATACTCCTGTTTCTTGTCTTTCGtcccattttcttttattcctCGTTTCCTCATCTAATTCACCTATTTTAATTTGCTTGAATCTTctctttattattattgtttttttgtttcattattcttattcttgcttttggattctttttcttttccttttttttttctttattgaaATGTTTTCTGCTGAAACAATACTTCACCTGAGAcccttctctttctcaatcttttcaatcatATGGGCATACCACTCATCGATATTCTCTGCAACTCTCCCATCCAGGTGCAATGCAATGATTATCAACGTCATATTGTCAAATCCTATTCCGGTATAATTATTTGCCATGGTAAGACTATCATTAAGGATATACTCAACAATCTTGTTCAATTTCCACCCGAGCACTAGCTTATCTCGAATTAACTTGACTAATTGGTCATTTTTGAAACAGTCCCAGATCCCATCGCATGCCATAACAATGAATTCTGGTGTGGGCTGCTCATTCATATCAAAGATAAGTATATCAGGTTCAACAGTGACTTGGAATGATTCTGGTGGAATATGAATGTATTCATGACTTCCTAAACTCTGTCTATCCTTCTGCACCTTGTGCTTGCTCAATGACGACGATGTAGATGAACCCTGTGGTTGCGGATCGTTTCgaccttcttcttcttcttcttgttgttgttgttgtgcttTCTTATTGCTGCGCTCCTTGTCTCTTTCCTCTACTTGTCTTTTGATGTTATCTATTATATAGTTGTTATTGGTAGCAGTGAGGTATGGAATcttgaatttgaaatctCCAAACGCCCTACTCAACGCCAAAATCTCATTTATCCGGCCATTAACAATATACCCATTGCTATTCTCAATTCTCACCCTTTCACCCATAATGTTGGGTTTTTGGTCATACGAGAGCGACTTGGCTGCACCTGCCGAGGTGGAAATAATACATCGCGAGTCTCCCGTATTTGCCACATATAATTTGTTATCTATAATAACAAGTATAGTCCCTGTTGAACCGCAATTGATAAAGTTATCATAGTTGGAAAGTTCGTGGTCAgtcttgaaaaaagaatgctTCAACAACCGCAAAACCTCGCCATTCAGGAGCTGTGCTCTTTGTTGACTATTTGAGTTACTATTAttgtgttgttgctggtgctggtgctggtgcagATGCTGGTGCTTGTGGCTGTGGGTGTAATCATTATTGTGACTCCTGTTTCGAGATTTACTTCGCTTGCGAATCAATTGTCTAAAAATATATTTGGGCAAGTGTTCGGCAAGGTACTCGGCGCATTGTTTGCCTCCGTGTCCATCAAACACTCCAAACACGGCAATGGTTTCGTCTTCGTTGATTCTGACATTG
It encodes the following:
- the PTC4 gene encoding Protein phosphatase 2C 4 translates to MGQLLSHPIEEKQLDYKTHAKLSYSVGAMQGYRMSMEDAHNVRINEDETIAVFGVFDGHGGKQCAEYLAEHLPKYIFRQLIRKRSKSRNRSHNNDYTHSHKHQHSHQHQHQQQHNNSNSNSQQRAQLSNGEVLRLLKHSFFKTDHELSNYDNFINCGSTGTILVIIDNKLYVANTGDSRCIISTSAGAAKSLSYDQKPNIMGERVRIENSNGYIVNGRINEILALSRAFGDFKFKIPYLTATNNNYIIDNIKRQVEERDKERSNKKAQQQQQEEEEEGRNDPQPQGSSTSSSLSKHKVQKDRQSLGSHEYIHIPPESFQVTVEPDILIFDMNEQPTPEFIVMACDGIWDCFKNDQLVKLIRDKLVLGWKLNKIVEYILNDSLTMANNYTGIGFDNMTLIIIALHSDGRVAENIDEWYAHMIEKIEKEKGLR